From a single Candidatus Methylacidiphilales bacterium genomic region:
- a CDS encoding YebC/PmpR family DNA-binding transcriptional regulator, which produces MAGHSHWSQIKRAKGAADVKRGQLFSKLSREITVAAKMGGGDPSFNPRLRTAIQTAKAESMPAENIERAIKKGTGELEGVSYEELTYEGYGPAGVALLVETLSDNRNRTAQQMRAIFTRGGGNLGATGAVSWMFKKKGWFRLEGGDEEKVMEATLDANPEDIAVQDGAVEVFCAPENYELVEKSLKAAGLEPGQARLSLFAENLTPVADLSTARQVLDLVEALEEHDDVQRVHTNADISPELVRQLSAGGLTP; this is translated from the coding sequence ATGGCAGGACACAGTCATTGGTCCCAGATCAAGCGCGCCAAGGGGGCGGCCGACGTCAAGCGCGGCCAGCTCTTCAGCAAGCTGTCGCGCGAAATCACCGTGGCCGCCAAGATGGGCGGGGGCGACCCCTCGTTCAATCCACGCCTGCGCACGGCTATCCAAACAGCCAAAGCCGAGTCCATGCCCGCCGAGAACATCGAGCGTGCGATCAAGAAGGGCACGGGTGAACTGGAGGGGGTTTCCTACGAGGAACTGACCTATGAAGGCTACGGCCCGGCGGGGGTGGCGCTGTTGGTTGAGACCCTGAGCGACAACCGGAACCGCACCGCGCAGCAGATGCGGGCGATTTTCACCCGCGGGGGCGGAAACCTCGGGGCGACCGGGGCCGTCAGCTGGATGTTCAAGAAGAAGGGCTGGTTCCGGCTGGAGGGGGGCGACGAGGAAAAGGTGATGGAAGCGACCCTGGACGCCAACCCGGAGGACATTGCTGTCCAGGATGGGGCGGTCGAGGTCTTCTGTGCGCCGGAGAACTACGAGTTGGTGGAGAAATCGCTCAAGGCGGCAGGCTTGGAGCCCGGGCAGGCCCGGCTCAGTCTCTTTGCCGAAAACCTCACTCCCGTGGCCGACCTTTCCACGGCCCGGCAGGTCCTGGATCTGGTGGAAGCCCTGGAAGAGCACGATGACGTCCAGCGCGTTCATACCAATGCGGACATTTCGCCCGAGCTGGTCCGGCAGTTGTCCGCAGGTGGATTGACTCCCTAG
- a CDS encoding sigma-70 family RNA polymerase sigma factor — MSDLPDEDLMRATAAGDDGAFAALVRRHQDRVYGTVYKMLGAHQSEAEDVAQQVFIRVHRAAARYRPEAKFTTWLMTICRNCVFTQLKKSRRHPSVPLDPVGPDGEEIESPLPDPEARSADQMLQEKEMRRTLETAMAELPELQRSALVLRQYEQLDYEEIARVLQTTVPAVKSLLFRARDMLRQRLQDYLRET, encoded by the coding sequence ATGTCAGACCTCCCGGACGAGGACCTCATGCGCGCCACGGCCGCAGGCGACGACGGGGCCTTTGCCGCGTTGGTCCGGCGCCACCAGGACCGGGTCTACGGGACGGTTTACAAGATGCTCGGCGCCCACCAAAGCGAAGCCGAGGATGTGGCCCAGCAGGTCTTCATACGCGTCCACCGCGCTGCGGCCCGCTACCGTCCCGAGGCCAAATTCACCACCTGGCTCATGACCATCTGCCGCAATTGTGTCTTCACCCAGTTGAAAAAATCCCGCCGCCACCCCTCAGTTCCCCTCGACCCGGTCGGGCCCGACGGCGAGGAGATCGAATCCCCCCTGCCCGACCCGGAAGCCCGCTCCGCCGACCAGATGCTCCAGGAGAAAGAAATGCGCCGGACCCTGGAGACGGCCATGGCCGAGCTGCCCGAACTGCAGCGATCCGCCCTGGTGCTCAGGCAGTATGAACAGCTCGATTACGAGGAAATCGCCCGCGTCCTCCAAACTACCGTACCTGCGGTCAAATCCCTTCTTTTCCGGGCCCGCGACATGCTACGGCAGCGATTGCAGGATTATTTGCGTGAAACTTAA
- a CDS encoding PEP-CTERM sorting domain-containing protein translates to MKKRLLALSILALVSNPVRLPAVNLIIQNPGFENTSGQTVFQEFTFGTPAGWALYDPNSLVNQSTVYTGTLQPNGVQFFPVPAPQGSRVAILFNSGSKAAGVYGYQQTLTDTLQANTQYSLTVRVGNITSGTSQNNTFYNLSNFPGYRVDLLAAGSVIASDNNSLSIAEGAWALSTVTFTTGVSVTPSQALGIRLTSLNATNAAGVDNEVDFDDVQLTAVAVPEPGSFGLLGLGVLGLACWRRLRPAGLGRH, encoded by the coding sequence ATGAAGAAGCGGCTCCTCGCTTTATCCATCTTGGCATTGGTCTCTAATCCGGTCCGTCTCCCCGCCGTCAATCTCATCATTCAAAATCCAGGTTTCGAGAACACATCCGGGCAGACGGTGTTCCAGGAATTCACCTTTGGCACGCCCGCGGGCTGGGCCCTTTACGACCCCAACAGCCTGGTCAACCAAAGCACGGTGTATACCGGCACGTTGCAGCCGAACGGCGTGCAGTTTTTCCCGGTGCCGGCCCCGCAGGGCAGCCGCGTGGCCATTCTTTTCAACAGCGGGAGCAAGGCGGCGGGCGTCTATGGTTACCAACAGACACTGACCGACACCCTCCAGGCCAATACGCAATACTCCCTGACCGTACGGGTCGGCAACATCACCTCGGGAACGTCCCAGAACAACACCTTTTACAATCTCTCCAATTTCCCCGGCTACCGCGTCGATCTTCTGGCGGCCGGGTCGGTCATCGCCTCCGACAACAACAGCCTGAGCATCGCCGAAGGCGCCTGGGCTTTGAGCACGGTCACCTTCACCACCGGGGTATCGGTGACCCCGTCACAGGCGCTGGGCATCCGCCTGACCAGTTTGAATGCCACCAACGCCGCCGGGGTGGACAACGAGGTCGACTTCGATGATGTCCAGCTCACCGCCGTGGCCGTTCCCGAGCCGGGAAGTTTTGGTTTGTTAGGTCTGGGTGTGTTGGGGCTTGCCTGCTGGAGGAGGCTCCGTCCGGCCGGATTGGGCCGCCATTGA
- a CDS encoding type II secretion system protein GspK: protein MKPEAHPIPVAGVRRGRRGAILLLILWAVIMLSAILVKVYGLLSLDVEQATVENRTVRARLLAESGLALARHPEIERDSPLLKYEEDGGNASREVVFTSEGARLNLNALLAKDDDITLVRLLNSWGMKLEEAETVRDRMADWVDGDGLTRIDGAERDAYLEAGLAAYPLNRPFQTIEEVREVLGVAELLDEAHPGWEDSFSLHAQGGLDLQDAPAELIEVVCGVTPGEAERFVRTRQGRDRTDGTDDDIKFESADQALRVLGVGAEEAEGLKGAVTVGGKLFRFESTGVVGGRKVTIYEIANRGTDSRQTVSRWEHLGP from the coding sequence ATGAAGCCGGAGGCCCACCCCATTCCTGTTGCCGGAGTGCGCCGCGGCCGGCGTGGGGCAATCCTGTTGTTGATCCTATGGGCGGTGATCATGCTTTCGGCCATTCTGGTGAAGGTTTACGGGTTGCTCAGCCTCGATGTCGAACAAGCCACCGTGGAAAACCGCACCGTGCGCGCCCGTTTGCTGGCGGAAAGCGGCCTGGCCCTGGCCCGCCATCCCGAGATCGAGCGCGATTCCCCGCTCTTGAAATACGAGGAAGATGGAGGCAACGCGAGCCGCGAGGTGGTGTTTACTTCGGAAGGGGCGCGGCTGAACCTCAATGCCCTCCTGGCCAAGGACGATGACATCACACTCGTCCGCCTGCTCAATTCCTGGGGGATGAAACTGGAAGAGGCCGAGACGGTGCGTGACCGCATGGCCGACTGGGTGGATGGGGACGGGTTGACACGGATCGACGGAGCGGAACGGGATGCTTACTTGGAGGCCGGGCTGGCGGCCTATCCCCTCAACCGTCCGTTCCAGACCATCGAGGAAGTGCGGGAAGTATTGGGAGTGGCGGAGTTGCTCGATGAGGCCCACCCGGGCTGGGAGGATTCGTTCAGCCTCCATGCCCAGGGAGGGTTGGATTTGCAGGATGCCCCGGCCGAGTTGATCGAAGTGGTCTGCGGGGTGACACCCGGCGAGGCCGAGCGGTTTGTGCGCACACGCCAGGGCCGCGACCGGACGGACGGGACGGACGACGACATCAAATTTGAGAGTGCGGACCAGGCTTTGCGTGTACTCGGGGTCGGGGCAGAAGAAGCCGAGGGCCTGAAGGGGGCCGTCACGGTGGGAGGGAAACTGTTCCGTTTCGAATCCACTGGAGTTGTCGGGGGAAGGAAGGTTACCATCTATGAAATCGCCAACCGGGGGACGGATTCGCGCCAAACCGTGTCCCGTTGGGAGCATTTGGGACCATGA
- a CDS encoding GreA/GreB family elongation factor, producing MESELQQLVDTEQLNPATAAKLQELAPGRCCQHRSWGNGKIRLWDTALRQMVVDFTGKPGHTLTFDFAAESLKPLPEDHIISKVLNDPETVRAAAKKNPGETMRTVVRSLGKDATAERIEIALVPALIPPADWKKWWEAAKREMKKDPHFVVPSRRTETILLHDSPPDRKQNSLEAFRDAIGAKAKIPTLDGLAKHWKEINDPAVFTEVNAEVEAILAKMPVSQSALAVELCLARDELSLAAGHAANNAALQKFLPRDLKNLVNLIEALPAAKQSRCLERVKNMVGDQWNNTTAQLMPLANSRLAEVIITTYKNDGRFDQLLSLLTRLIRERNLHYDFLFWLARNRGGDFASLINVELFAAILSVLEFEQLGGSRKASRLEDLLLTDKELLKDLLASAGEDQVRDVARAVLQSPAFEELDKRSLLAALVKLYPYVQSMITKGESRSEAQPLIVSWESLRRRQQELEEIVLKKIPENSKEIGVARSYGDLRENHEFKSAKEMQTILMRRKAELEGMLVTAQGTDFKNVDCSEVNIGTIVSLVDEDGGAKLEYTILGAWDSAPEKGIISYMTAVASALMKRKVGDVVNLPLEGSAIRRVRIDSIKPFAS from the coding sequence ATGGAATCCGAATTGCAACAGCTCGTCGACACTGAACAACTGAATCCCGCAACCGCCGCCAAACTTCAGGAACTGGCCCCGGGCCGTTGCTGCCAACACCGCAGCTGGGGCAATGGCAAAATCCGCCTCTGGGACACCGCCCTCCGCCAGATGGTCGTCGACTTCACCGGCAAGCCCGGACACACCCTCACATTCGACTTCGCCGCCGAATCCCTCAAACCCCTCCCCGAAGACCACATCATCTCGAAGGTTCTCAACGACCCCGAGACCGTCCGCGCCGCCGCCAAGAAAAACCCCGGCGAAACCATGCGCACCGTCGTCCGCAGCCTGGGCAAGGACGCCACCGCGGAACGCATTGAGATTGCCCTTGTTCCCGCCCTCATTCCACCCGCCGACTGGAAAAAATGGTGGGAAGCGGCCAAGCGGGAAATGAAGAAAGACCCCCACTTTGTGGTCCCTTCCCGCCGCACCGAAACCATCCTCCTCCACGACAGTCCTCCCGACCGCAAACAGAATTCCCTCGAAGCCTTCCGTGACGCCATCGGGGCCAAAGCCAAGATCCCCACCCTCGACGGTTTGGCCAAACACTGGAAAGAAATCAACGACCCGGCCGTCTTCACCGAAGTCAATGCCGAGGTCGAAGCCATCCTGGCCAAGATGCCCGTCTCCCAGTCCGCCCTCGCGGTCGAACTCTGCCTCGCCCGCGATGAGTTGTCCCTGGCCGCGGGACACGCCGCCAACAACGCCGCCCTGCAAAAATTCCTCCCCCGTGACCTCAAGAACCTCGTCAACCTGATCGAGGCCCTCCCTGCGGCCAAACAGTCCCGCTGCCTCGAGCGCGTCAAGAACATGGTCGGCGACCAGTGGAACAACACCACCGCCCAACTCATGCCCCTGGCCAACAGCCGCCTGGCCGAGGTCATCATCACCACTTACAAGAACGATGGCCGCTTTGACCAACTCCTCAGCCTTCTGACCCGCCTCATCCGCGAGCGCAACCTCCACTACGACTTCCTCTTCTGGCTGGCCCGCAATCGCGGCGGCGATTTCGCCTCCCTCATCAACGTCGAACTCTTCGCCGCCATCCTCTCCGTCCTTGAATTCGAACAACTCGGCGGCTCCCGCAAAGCCTCGCGCCTCGAGGACCTCCTCCTGACCGACAAGGAACTGCTCAAGGATCTCCTGGCCAGCGCCGGTGAGGACCAGGTCCGCGACGTCGCCCGTGCCGTCCTGCAAAGCCCGGCTTTCGAAGAACTCGACAAGCGCTCCCTCCTCGCCGCCCTGGTCAAGCTCTACCCCTACGTCCAGAGCATGATCACCAAGGGAGAAAGCCGCAGCGAGGCCCAACCCCTCATCGTCTCCTGGGAAAGCCTGCGCCGCCGCCAGCAGGAACTGGAGGAAATCGTCCTCAAGAAAATCCCCGAGAACAGCAAGGAAATCGGCGTGGCCCGATCCTACGGCGACCTGCGCGAGAACCACGAATTCAAATCCGCCAAGGAAATGCAGACCATCCTCATGCGCCGCAAGGCCGAGTTGGAAGGCATGCTCGTGACCGCCCAGGGCACCGACTTCAAAAACGTCGATTGCTCGGAGGTCAACATCGGCACCATCGTGTCGCTGGTCGACGAAGACGGCGGTGCCAAACTCGAATACACCATCCTCGGCGCCTGGGACAGTGCCCCCGAAAAGGGAATCATCTCCTACATGACGGCTGTCGCCTCCGCCCTGATGAAACGCAAGGTCGGTGACGTGGTCAACCTTCCCCTCGAAGGATCCGCCATCCGCCGGGTCCGCATCGATTCGATCAAGCCCTTCGCCTCATAA
- a CDS encoding malate dehydrogenase: MKSPIRVAVTGAAGQISYSLLFRIASGAMFGPEQPVILQLLEVPLEKPMKALEGVAMELDDCAFPLLKGMVLTGDAKVAFKDANWCLLVGAKPRGPGMERADLLKDNGQIFIGQGKTIDEVAADDARVAVVGNPANTNCMIAASQAKRLPAERFTAMVRLDQNRAQTQLALKAKVDLTEVKDIFIYGNHSPTMFPAFAHATISGKKATDVITDHEWLRGPFCETVGKRGAAIIAARGASSAASAANALVDHVRSLVTPGAIHSVAVKSNGHYGFDPNVWAGMPVKTTTPGSYEVITSYAQDDFAKAKIAATNKELVEERAMVASMIGG; this comes from the coding sequence ATGAAATCCCCCATCCGTGTTGCCGTCACCGGTGCTGCCGGCCAAATCTCCTACTCGCTTCTTTTCCGCATCGCCTCCGGTGCCATGTTCGGACCCGAACAACCCGTCATCCTCCAATTGCTCGAAGTGCCCTTGGAAAAACCCATGAAGGCCCTCGAAGGCGTCGCCATGGAACTCGACGACTGCGCTTTCCCGCTCCTCAAGGGCATGGTCCTCACGGGTGACGCCAAGGTTGCCTTCAAGGACGCCAACTGGTGCCTGCTCGTCGGCGCCAAACCCCGCGGACCCGGCATGGAACGCGCCGACCTCCTCAAAGACAACGGCCAGATCTTCATCGGCCAGGGCAAAACCATTGACGAGGTCGCCGCCGATGACGCCCGCGTCGCCGTCGTGGGCAACCCTGCCAACACCAATTGCATGATCGCCGCCAGCCAGGCCAAACGCCTCCCGGCCGAGCGATTCACCGCCATGGTCCGTCTCGACCAGAACCGCGCCCAGACCCAGCTCGCCCTCAAGGCCAAGGTCGATCTCACCGAGGTGAAGGACATTTTCATCTACGGCAACCACAGCCCGACCATGTTCCCCGCCTTCGCGCACGCCACCATCTCCGGCAAAAAAGCCACCGACGTCATCACCGACCACGAGTGGCTCAGGGGCCCGTTCTGTGAAACCGTCGGCAAGCGGGGCGCCGCCATCATCGCCGCCCGCGGCGCTTCCTCCGCTGCCTCCGCCGCCAACGCCCTCGTCGACCATGTCCGGAGCCTGGTCACCCCCGGGGCCATCCATTCCGTTGCCGTCAAATCCAATGGCCACTACGGCTTCGACCCGAACGTGTGGGCCGGCATGCCGGTGAAAACCACCACCCCCGGGAGCTACGAGGTCATCACTTCTTACGCACAGGATGATTTCGCCAAGGCCAAAATCGCGGCCACCAACAAGGAACTGGTCGAAGAACGGGCCATGGTCGCATCGATGATCGGCGGCTGA
- the eno gene encoding phosphopyruvate hydratase, producing MTSISSIQALEVIDSRGNPTVAARVELSGGAVGTAMVPSGASTGVHEAVELRDGDKTRYFGKGVLKAVANVHKKIAPALKGHDACDQVGIDRAMIKLDGTATKSELGANAILAVSLANAHAAAAALRQPLYKYLGGPNAKVLPVPMANIMNGGAHSDAPIDFQEFMIVPKGAPSFKEAIRYGAEIFHTLKGILHDRHLGTAVGDEGGFAPKLSSTEDALEVIAQAVKKAGYKFGKDIFIALDVASSEFYDAKNKKYVFKKSDGRKLSGEQLIAFYQDLQKKYPIISIEDGTAEEDWTSWKKLTDAMGHNTQLVGDDLFVTNVEFLRKGIQTGTANSILVKVNQIGSLTETLDAIELAQTNKYTAVISHRSGETEDTTISDIAVATNAGQIKTGSFSRSDRLAKYNRLLQIEAELGSSAVYGGVL from the coding sequence CTGACCTCCATCTCTTCCATCCAAGCCCTCGAAGTCATCGATTCCCGTGGCAACCCCACCGTGGCCGCCCGCGTGGAACTCTCCGGCGGGGCCGTTGGCACCGCCATGGTGCCCTCCGGCGCCAGCACCGGCGTGCACGAGGCCGTGGAATTGCGCGATGGGGACAAGACCCGTTACTTCGGCAAGGGTGTGCTCAAGGCCGTGGCCAACGTCCACAAGAAAATCGCCCCCGCCCTCAAGGGCCACGACGCCTGCGACCAGGTCGGCATCGACAGGGCCATGATCAAGCTCGACGGCACCGCGACCAAGTCCGAGCTTGGCGCCAACGCCATCCTCGCCGTCTCCCTGGCCAACGCCCACGCCGCCGCCGCCGCCCTCCGCCAACCCCTCTACAAATACCTCGGCGGCCCCAATGCCAAGGTCCTGCCCGTCCCCATGGCCAACATCATGAACGGTGGCGCCCACTCCGACGCCCCCATCGACTTCCAGGAATTCATGATCGTCCCCAAGGGTGCGCCCTCCTTCAAGGAAGCCATCCGCTACGGTGCCGAAATCTTCCACACCCTCAAAGGCATCCTCCACGACCGCCACCTCGGCACCGCCGTCGGCGATGAGGGCGGATTCGCCCCCAAACTCTCCTCCACCGAAGACGCCCTCGAAGTCATCGCCCAGGCGGTCAAGAAGGCCGGTTACAAGTTCGGCAAGGACATCTTCATCGCCCTCGACGTCGCCTCTTCCGAATTCTACGACGCCAAGAACAAGAAATACGTCTTCAAGAAGTCCGACGGCCGCAAACTCAGCGGTGAACAGCTCATCGCCTTCTACCAGGACCTGCAGAAAAAATACCCCATCATCTCCATCGAGGACGGCACCGCCGAAGAAGACTGGACCTCATGGAAGAAACTCACCGACGCCATGGGCCACAACACCCAGCTCGTCGGCGATGACCTCTTCGTCACCAACGTCGAGTTCCTCCGCAAGGGCATCCAGACCGGCACCGCCAATTCCATCCTGGTCAAGGTCAACCAGATCGGCTCGCTCACCGAAACCCTCGACGCCATCGAGCTGGCCCAGACGAACAAGTACACCGCCGTCATCAGCCACCGCTCCGGAGAAACCGAAGACACCACCATTTCCGACATCGCCGTCGCCACCAATGCCGGACAGATCAAAACCGGGTCGTTCTCCCGTTCCGATCGCTTGGCGAAATACAACCGCCTCCTGCAAATCGAGGCCGAGCTGGGCTCCAGCGCCGTTTACGGCGGGGTGCTCTGA
- a CDS encoding septum formation initiator family protein → MGARSKFFDPRSIRASTRPSTGDLWGRLVPWFYFAIILGLLTLAGVIFWPQILKTQQAQARKIALLGEIESEQARTLKLQQVLYALRDDRFYVERMARDVLNYGKEGETIFKFPPYGGEANPLRQDSPQP, encoded by the coding sequence ATGGGGGCACGGTCGAAATTCTTCGATCCGCGCAGCATCCGCGCCTCCACGCGGCCGTCTACGGGCGACCTCTGGGGTCGCCTGGTCCCCTGGTTCTACTTCGCCATCATCCTCGGCCTGCTCACCCTGGCCGGGGTGATCTTCTGGCCCCAGATCCTCAAAACCCAGCAGGCCCAGGCACGCAAGATCGCCCTTCTCGGCGAAATCGAGTCCGAACAGGCCCGCACCCTCAAACTGCAGCAAGTTCTCTACGCCCTCCGCGACGACCGTTTCTACGTGGAGCGCATGGCCCGCGACGTCCTGAATTACGGAAAAGAAGGCGAAACCATCTTCAAGTTCCCCCCCTACGGCGGAGAAGCCAACCCCCTCCGCCAGGACAGCCCCCAGCCTTGA
- a CDS encoding peptide chain release factor 3, protein MSSHISPFPVPRQTFPTTVHGSRASGLPPASVLGRFLPLPHPMSLPQQIQRRRTFAIISHPDAGKTTLTEKLLLYGGALSLAGSVTARKNQRATTSDWMELEKKRGISISSTVLQFEYGGCVVNLLDTPGHKDFSEDTYRVLTAVDAAIMVIDAGKGIETQTRKLFEVCRQRGVPIFTFMNKLDRPAREPLTLLDELESVLGIGACAMNWPLGAGPEFRGVFDRRTQEMHLFERTAHGAYRAPVKVGGLDDSFVKEHTDPASLAQAVEELTMLDGAGHAFDRAAVERGELTPVFFGSASNNFGVQLLLDAFLELSPPPRPRKSRDRVIDPAENAFAGFVFKIQANMDPRHRDRIYFIRVVSGKFERDMQVTHTRTGKKVRLSNSQRLFAQERETVDESYAGDVVGIVGNHDFQIGDALAEKPDVFFDEIPRFAPECFAFLHNPSTAQSKRFREGLTQLLAEGVVQGFSQPHAAQRIALLGAVGPLQFEVVQYRLESEYGALSRVEPAPWRHIRWIRSAEGGDPWQCDLPTGVSLALDAEERPVALFPETWPIKFFSERNPAWETSASPFK, encoded by the coding sequence ATGTCTAGCCATATTAGCCCCTTCCCCGTCCCCCGCCAAACGTTTCCGACGACCGTCCACGGCTCCCGGGCTTCCGGCTTGCCTCCGGCGTCGGTTCTGGGACGCTTCCTCCCCCTTCCGCATCCCATGAGCCTGCCCCAGCAAATCCAGCGCCGCCGCACCTTCGCCATCATCTCCCACCCGGATGCCGGCAAAACCACCCTCACGGAAAAACTCCTCCTTTACGGCGGCGCCCTCTCGCTTGCCGGCTCGGTCACCGCCCGCAAGAACCAGCGCGCCACCACCTCCGACTGGATGGAGCTGGAAAAAAAACGTGGCATCTCCATCTCCTCCACCGTGCTCCAGTTCGAATACGGCGGCTGCGTGGTCAACCTCCTCGACACCCCGGGCCACAAGGACTTCTCCGAGGATACCTACCGCGTCCTCACCGCCGTCGACGCCGCCATCATGGTCATCGATGCCGGCAAGGGGATCGAGACCCAGACCCGCAAGCTCTTCGAAGTCTGCCGCCAGCGCGGCGTCCCCATCTTCACCTTCATGAACAAACTCGACCGCCCCGCCCGCGAGCCGCTCACGCTCCTCGACGAGCTCGAGTCCGTCCTCGGCATCGGCGCCTGCGCCATGAACTGGCCCCTCGGCGCCGGACCCGAATTCCGCGGGGTCTTCGACCGCCGGACGCAGGAAATGCACCTCTTCGAGCGCACCGCCCACGGGGCCTACCGCGCCCCGGTCAAAGTCGGCGGTTTGGACGACAGCTTCGTCAAGGAACACACCGACCCCGCTTCCCTCGCCCAAGCCGTCGAGGAACTCACCATGCTCGACGGGGCCGGCCACGCCTTCGACCGCGCAGCGGTCGAGCGCGGCGAACTGACCCCGGTCTTCTTCGGCAGCGCCAGCAACAATTTCGGGGTGCAGTTGCTCCTCGACGCCTTCCTCGAGCTTTCCCCGCCACCGCGCCCGCGCAAATCCCGCGACCGTGTCATCGACCCCGCGGAAAACGCCTTTGCCGGGTTTGTCTTCAAGATCCAGGCCAACATGGACCCCCGCCACCGCGACCGCATCTACTTCATCCGCGTCGTTTCGGGCAAATTCGAGCGCGACATGCAGGTCACCCACACCCGCACCGGAAAGAAAGTCCGCCTCTCCAATTCCCAACGCCTCTTCGCCCAGGAACGGGAAACCGTCGACGAATCCTACGCCGGCGACGTCGTCGGTATCGTCGGCAACCACGACTTCCAGATCGGTGACGCCCTGGCAGAAAAGCCCGACGTCTTCTTTGACGAAATCCCCCGTTTCGCCCCGGAATGCTTCGCATTCCTCCACAACCCCTCGACCGCGCAATCCAAGCGCTTCCGCGAGGGCCTGACCCAGCTCCTGGCCGAGGGCGTGGTCCAGGGGTTCTCCCAGCCCCACGCCGCCCAGCGGATTGCTTTGTTAGGTGCGGTCGGCCCCCTCCAGTTCGAGGTCGTACAATACCGGCTGGAGAGCGAGTACGGGGCCTTGTCCCGTGTGGAACCCGCCCCCTGGCGGCACATCCGTTGGATCCGCTCGGCCGAAGGCGGCGACCCCTGGCAATGCGACCTGCCGACCGGCGTCAGTCTGGCCCTGGATGCCGAAGAACGCCCGGTGGCCCTCTTTCCTGAAACCTGGCCGATCAAATTCTTTTCCGAACGCAATCCGGCCTGGGAAACCTCGGCCTCCCCCTTCAAGTAA